GTCTAGACCAATAAGgattgttttgtgattttttttcactGCATCTATgaaattattagaatttaataaTCATATACTAAcggtataaaatagttttacaataacatttaatcataaatttgtgttaacaaaattttgtaaaagtatcataaaaattaacaaattgatcatgtatgataaattgtgATTAGATAATGATGGAAAAATGATTTACCCATCAATGGACAACCTATTTTCTCacatattaattataaactaacggaaagatcaaattaaacgaaaatttattttttaaaaaggctaaataaaaattttaaaaaataaatccataaattaaattaaaggttTTAgttaagagaaattaaattgaaactaaaaaataaaataaaggactaacaaaaataaatttaaccaataaaaaaaaagtaatgagttgattgtttaaattaaaggcaaaattacaaatttggtCTTTCATTTTGTCTCCAATTTCAGATTTTGTCCCTCGGTAAAATTATTCACAAATTTTATCCtcatatttaatcaaataacacaatgTTGGTCTCTCAACCCAAAAATGGACATTGACCGATAACAACTAACGTTGACTGACACGTGTCAACGTTTGAGAGGTACGTCAAACAGTTCGTGATTTTTAACCCAATAACATTTTTACCCCAACCCTAAATGGTAAAATCGAAGTTGCAACTGCGGACCTGAAAATCTAGAATTGGAACCACGAACCGTAAAGGAAATCTCGTGTGCATGAGGTGTCACCGTTGATTGTTCACGGTGGTGTTCGTGTGCGTGAAGTGTCGCTGTTGATTGTCGTAGGAAGATGGAAATGCCTTTTGTTTGCAAGTAAGTTAGGTTATTTTATTGaagttttgtttatattataatGGCAGATAGTTTTGATCCATTTGTGGGGTTTGTTTGTTGATGTGGTCCATAGAGTGTTTTCCAGTATGAATTTGTGTTGATGTTTAGGGGTCCACGAGgtgtttagtgtttttttttttgttgtggtGGTCCGTTATGTCTTCGTTGGTGGTGTGGTCTCGATTTTGTCTTTGACGGGGTGtgtgctaatttttttttgttgtggtGGTCCCGATTTTggcatttgtttttgttttgttctgaAAACCTTTGGTGGgtgttatttttattcattcccTAAAAAATTCCCCTTCATCTTCATGTCATTGATCTTGGTTTGCAAATCTTTTTCCCTCAAGTTCAATTCATCAACCTTCTTCATCAGTGCTACAATGATCCTCTTCTGGCGACTGTTGGCAACTGAATTATGCCACTCAAAATAATTACACCATTTCATACCTGTAACCTACATGTccaaaataaccaaaaataaTCAACAAATAAATCATAACAACTTCCACGATATACATTATTCCTTACCTTGTATAGACCATAACCATTAAAATGCTTCCCTGGATTATCTTTAGTCCACGATGTCACCAGTGGAGCCTTCGGGCCTCTGAGGTGTACGACGAGGAACTCCTTTCCATGACGAGGTTTAGGGACGACACCTAAACAGTGAGTTTTAGGGACGACACTCAAACAAGACGAGACTCTTGCTTCGATGACGAGGATGGCGAGACTGCAAAACATTTTAGAGATTTCGTGGTATGAGGCTTTTTTAGGTTTTAGGGTTATCGTAAAAATTTTTTTACCACATTgagttaaaaatcataaatcgTTTGATGTACCTCTCAAATGTTGACATGTGTTAGTCAACGTCATTGTTAACGATCAACGTTCAATTTTAGAATGGGAGATCAACATTACATGATTTGATTAAATATAAAGACCAAATTcatgaataattttatcaaaagataaaatttaaaattaaagacaaaatgagggatcaaatttataattttaaataaattaaaagcgTGAAAGCCCATTTTGGAGGAAGCTGAAGCCGAACAAACAAGAAATAGAAGTGACGTGGTTTGTTCGAGATTGGAGAGGAAATTGAATTGCGTGAGTGAAAGTTACATCAACCCCTTACGAGCAAACCAATTCCCTTTGCAAGCAATCTCAGATAGCTCATTCACATAATCCCTCTCTCCGCTGCTTATCGGAATCGGTATGGTCCAACCGGCGCCGGCGATGACTCAGTTCCTCAACTCCGTCCTCTCCCAGCGCGGCCCCTCCGCGGTCCCTTATTCCGAGGACACCAAGTGGCTCATCCGCCAGCACCTCGTGGCGCTCACCACCGCCTTCCCTTCCCTCGAGCCCAAAACGGCGTCGTTCACCCACAACGACGGCCGTTCCGTCAACCTCCTCCAGGCCGACGGCACCATCCCGATGACGTTCCAAGGCGTCACCTACAACATCCCCGTCGTCATCTGGCTCATGGAATCCTACCCCCGCCACCCGCCCTGCGTCTACGTGAATCCCACGCGCGACATGATCATCAAGCGCCCTCACCCTCACGTTAACCCCTCTGGTTTGGTTTCCGTGCCTTATTTGCAGAATTGGACTTACCCTAGTTCCAACCTCGTCGATCTCATTCTCAATCTCAGCCTCCACTTCGGCCGCGACCCTCCTCTTTATTCCCAACGCagacctaaccctaaccccaacCCCAATCCCCATCCTCCTCCCAATTACGGAAATTCTCCCTCTAATttatcatcttcatcttcatcttcatctggcTATCCCCATGCCCATGCCCATGCCCACCCTCCTCCGAGGACTTACCCTCCTTCTCCTTaccctgcttcttcttctaggGTTCAGTCCTCTGAGGATCCTTCTGAGGTTTTCAAGCGCAACGCGATTAACAAGCTTGTGGAGATGGTTCATGGAGATGTTGCCGCGTTGAGGAAGACCCGGGAGGGTGAAATGGAGGAGCTGTTTAGTTTGCAGGGTGTGCTGAAACAACGCGAGGAGAGTCTCAACAAGGGTGTGAAGGAGATGCAGGAGGAGATGGAGGCTTTGGAGCAGCAGTTGCAGATGGTGTTGATGAATACTGATGTTTTGGAGGGGTGGTTGAGGGATAATCAGGGGAAGAAGATGGCCGGTTTGGAGAATCCCGAGGACGCTTTTGAGTGTGCGGATGTGCTCTCGAAGCAGATGCTTGACTGTACTGCTGCTGATTTGGCGATTGAGGATACGCTTTATGCGTTGGATAAGGCGCTTCAGGTGGGTGCTGTGCCATTTGATCAGTACTTGAGGAGTGTGAGGGCGCTGTCCAGGGAGCAGTTCTTTCATCGTGCCACCGCCGCGAAAGTTAGGGCTGCTCAGTTGCAGGCTCAGGTTGCCAATATGGCTGCCCGGAGTCCGCATTATGGTAGCTAAGACTCGCAGCAGTGCCATGTGGCTTGGTTTGTGGGTGGTTCAGATGATGAAATCTGCCATTGTGAGTACAGGACTACAGATGATTGGTATTTTTGTTGCTTCACTTTGAGTCTGTGCTTCTAGTCTATAGCATGAATTGGTCACCCTTACAATTACAGCCTTCAACAACTTTTGAAATTGTTAAACAGGGGCTGTACCATTGTTCTTATACAGACTTAATAATAtgattttcttgaaaattttggTTTGAGGGGTTGTTAGCTCcagctttcttttttttttttttagttttattgttTAGGAGAGTATACATGCTTATGGATCATAGATTGTTCCACCCTGTATTTTAAAACAATGGGTATATTACCatggatatatatttttttcttcgtgTTTCTTATTTTCTATGATTGTTTTGCCTGGCCTGGCATGTTTCATATTGTTTATATGCAATAGTCAAATATCAAGActgtttctaaaaaattattacatgggAAGTGTTTGAGAAGAATTGCACACTTTGGTTCATGTGTAATTTGTATTTGACAAAGTATATGTTTACTTGTCTTGTGACTGTCAATAATTGAACGTTGGGGGGATTCTTTGAATTTGGTGGCTACCCATAAGGTCTGGATAGAATTGTCTTCCCTAGCTTTGAATGCCATTGCTAGCACCGGCTTGGACCAACGCAACAGTAACACTTTCAAATTAGCAGTGGTTTAAGTCAGCCCTAAGGAggttaagttttttcttttctaaaaaaaaagttaaacctTTACATCATGCCTGTAGCATTTGGTGTCAGGCTCAACGCTATTGTTCGGATGCTAGAATGCACATTTCTTGTAGCATgtaaagagtttttatactgtcaTTTAATTAGAAATTGTCTTTCAAATGTATTCCTGTCAttcaaatgcaagtgtgtgaTGGAGATACAATTTGTTTTGATTGTTTCAATTGTGCATGTACAGTTCCTGTAGTGTATTTGGCCATTGTTTAGACCAGAGGAATGTAAATGTGCTGCTTCAGAGTTCATGAACATATACGCTGTCCAAGTTTGACATGTTCAAGAAAAGGGAATTTTGCTTTGTTATTTCTCAAATATTATCGCTTTAATATAGAATTGTTAGTTTGGctgaatttatttgttttgttaaatGGATTATATTGATGCTGGACCAATGCTATGCAACTTGACACAGATGTATCGTTTTCCATTTATAGGGGCCAAAATATGTGTATGAATTAGAGATCCCTGGATTATATCTAAGTTAAGCACAATTCATTTCATAATGATTTTCCTTGCtaggaattttattttcaccctttctactatgaaaagtgcTAGTAATACATTCTAATACACTCCTTACTAgtggttaaaaattattgaaaacttgtgattttatttttgaatagaACTTATagaattttgtgattttaaatgaatttcagtCAAGTGTGTTTACAATAATGTGTTGTTCGTATTATACTTTTCATCTATTGCATAAAATTAAATGGAAGATCAGATTAAGAGATTGTTCATTGTAGACACGGCCAAACAATGTTATGACCCCCTCCTTCCCCTTCTCCTTCGTACCTGTAATGACAGTGGAACAGAGGCAGAGACAGACAAATATGTTggtctttttttattctttccaaTTGATTGCCGTATGTGCATAAATATTGATTGCCCTGTGGGACTGTGTGGGACTGTTTGTACCTATAATGAAATAGGAAGAGAGGTAGAGGCAGACAAATAAGTTTTATTCACCAAACCTTTGCCGTTCTACGAGACTTTCATTTTTTGTATGGCAGTGCCACTCCTTTGTCTGCATCCCCACTGATTGAGAAGTGTTTTCCTTGTCTAAATTGTTTTCACTTCATATAGTTGCTTTTACCACTAAAATGATGAGTTGATTGATTGATTCTTGGATtgcttgaaataaaattaaggcttaaataactattttgatctttataaaataagattttttttttgttacttctttaaagtttttttcttGCGTCCTTGACATAGACCTTCCAATGGAAATCAACAGTTTATGGTGTTGGATCTTACATAGGAATTCAGGATTAGCGTACCACATAGGTCTTTAGTGGAAAAATTCTTCTTCCTTCGATAAAGCATGAGGACACTATTTCAACAATTTTGAGCATGTTTAATTTGCGGTCCAAGAAGTTATACACAAATTTCAAGACCAAATCCAATGGTTGGATACAAATGCAACATAAAAGAAAGGGTGGGAATGTTTTTGCAAACCTCAGTTTGGTTCATATGTCCACGATTATCTAAACATGTACTTAGATGTTGCATTTATTTGTATgtgttttactttattttgcCATAAAAATTAACGAAATTCaagaaaatcatattaaaagcTAAAATACCATtttgtttcattaattaattttaaaatagtgaCAATTTTTAACCACCATAATCTTctttaagaaaattttgaaaattataaatctaaaatcttttatcttctcattcttcaaactcaaaattaatttgaatatcataatgtttctttgttttttaaatcgtttgtccatatttattttatttctctatttCTTCCTTCGTCGGGCTAGCCCGCCCTGCATAGGGCTCACCTGGCCTGCATTGACAGCGGACTAGGCCAACCCATCCCacactcttacatgaatttaaaatattggtcCGCTCCTGTCTCACTGACCAAACGGACTGATACGCTggcctattttttattttaaaaaaatcaattttaaaataaatatatttttttctctttaaaaaatagtcaattacactcatatatatatatatatatatatatatatatatatatatatatatatatatatatatttagaaaaGTCTTAAGAAATCTCTAACAtatacttaattataaaaattttaacacaaccaaataaattttcaacataAATGCAAAGAAATTTTAGATTGAACTTTTAAGATTAATTGAGTTTGAATTGAGCTTAACTGGTAGTTGCGGGTTTGTAGGCCAATTCTCGAATCCCGCATGTTAAACCCGCATAGTTCACGGATTATGCGGGATGGACCAAAAATCCTATAtagtcatgattttttttaaaaaaagaaaattagtcCATAATCCGTGCGGATCGGTCCATGGACCTGAACCCGTTTACCCATCCCTAGTTGTGATTCAATTTGTAAACCTAATTTTTATACCagatctatattttttattgtaaatattattagaaattGTTTGCGATTTTGAGGCATTCTCCACTCATCAACAAACTCGAATCTGAAAACTTGAAGCAAATGCATATCTGAAATTGCATTATAAGAGTGCGAATATGTTTAGATTTGGAATTACATTGTCTAAGTATGCATTTGCAAAAGACTTCATCATTGTCGTGCTCAAAGTATGAAGGGAACTTCAGTCGTGTTTGCACCCCTCATAGCCCATGTGTTGTTTATGATGAGGAGAAAATCTGCAAACGTGAAGTAAGTCAAATGTGGAATCAAGTTACAGGAGTGCACGTGTGCAAAGGACTTCGTCATTATCGCACTCAAAATGTGAAGGAAACTTTGTCGTTGTGTTTGCGCATCTCACCGTCATAAGGTTGTTTATCACAAGATCACCATCCACGGTGGAGCACGAGGTATTGTCATCGATGATGCACCCACCATctctaaatcaaaatcaaacattttcTCAAAGACCAAATTGTTTTCTAGCCTAAAGTTCAAACATTACCACGCTCAACGTTGTGGTTTAGAATAATCATGCCCTTTGATTTGAGGAATGTGACGGATAAGGCATTATTATTATCCCTTTGATTTGTATAATCTtctattcttaatttatttcctCTGAAGTGAACATTATCATAACCGTCAATTCTGTTAGAAGTTAAATTGAACATAGACTTATAATCATGCAGAAAACCTCAAATTTAACAATCACACGTGGCTGATGACTGATAACTTCTGTTTGTAATAAGCACTAATGATTTTAATCTTTATCGCCACACATTGCAAGCTTTGTGCAGTTAGGATTTCAGAACCAAAGTCCCGAAGCACAGAGTAAAGCACGATAGTGCAAATGGAAAAGAATGAACGAGGAGAGTGAAACAAAGAAATTGAGTAGCTTCCTAGTTGCTAGTTCCTACAAAAGGTGAAGAATCCACTACAAAGCAATGTCCACTAAGATTAACATGGACTATGGAGCGTAGCCAAACATCATAGTCCAGACAGATGAAGTCTTGTCACTCCAGGTATTCAGCAAGTAGTTAAGTACCGTGTTTCCAATTTCCAATTCAGCAATTTAAAACCCTTCACctccatttcaacaaacaccTCAGaggcattaaaaaaaaaataagaactcaTTTTTTCCTCATTACAAATAAGATTGAACTCCAGACAAAATGGAAAGGAGATTACAGTGTACTAGTGAACTCAGCTAcaacaaaagaagaagcaaaacaAATGCTGCTGCTAAACAGTACTAAGCAATGGTAACCTTGGCACCGGCTTCTTCAAGTTGCTTCTTCGCATCTTCAGCTTCGTCCTTCGAAATCCCTTCCTTGAACTTCTTCGGCAACCCTTCTATCAACTCCTTCGCCTCTTTCAGCGCCAGGTTAGTCAGCGCCCTCACCGCCTTAATCACCGCGATTCTCGCGTTGCTCGGCACCTCCTCGATCAACACGTCGAACTCCGTCTTCTCCTCCACCGCCGCCGGAGCGTCCGCCACGGCGCCGACGGCACCCGCGGCGACGGCCACGGGGGCGAACGCTGCCGCGGAGACGCCGAGCTTGTCCTGGAGGAAGTCGACGAGGTTCTTGGCCTCCTCGAGCGTGAGTCCCGCGATTTCGTCGCCGAGCTTGGTGATTTTCTCCGGTGCCTCGACGGCGGAGACGACGACGACGCGGGCGCGGCGCGTGGTGGTGGCGCGGTGGGAGAAGTTGGGGAATTGGAGGGAGGAGGGGTTGGCGGAGAGGTGCGTAGGgtaagaagaggaggagggtgTAGGATAAGAGAGGTTGCGGAGGGAGAGGGTTGTTAGTGTAGTTGAGGCCATTTTGTGAAGAAAGGTTTCAGCCGGAGAGAAGAAGGAAAGTGAAGCCAAGAAGATAGGATAAGGGGATTATGAAGATGTGCCTTGTGCTCCCTATTACCATATTACCCTACCTTTCTGTGGGAAGGAAGTTACAGTTTTTGGTTAGTATAAGGGTGGAAGTGGAAATTAGAAACTGCAATTGTCGGAAAggaaactattttatttattctccgACATGATAGAggtgttttattttatgaaaaattatcaaGATTTGGTTTTCCtttctcatttttaaattattacctaaattttagtctttgaagttattatttataaaaaaataaaatcgatgtttgagaatttagaaaaatatatagaatttacaataaatattttaaaactcaaagacaaaaattaaaatttggtgaTTTTTCAAGACTAAAATAtccttaattgttattttttaatggaTGTATTTAGTTTTTTCGTTTGAGTAAGTTTTTTGGGGGCAAAGGATTTTTTCGgataatttgtttttctttttttaaaagtaatttgtaTAATAAGAGATTTGATTatgtttgtttgaaatttttttatctgaaaaaattaaaaataagtatcaaaagatttataataacttatgaACTTAACCAAAGTTTGTAAGCTTTTCTTAGTTACCACTTTCAATCCCTACATTCATGTAACATCACTAAGGActaaaaaagttcaacaacttCTAACTAATTAAAGATTAAGGACTAAAAGGCAAAAAAGTTTATAGTCACACATGACAAGTTTCttgtaaattttaagaaatcttTGTGTACTTGTCATTAATCACATTTGATTAGGCGTTCTGTCAAAAATAGATTATATTCCCTCCACCCCTAAATATAAAACACTTATAACTAATTCacataaaaattgattaattcaagttaataacattaaatttatctataattatattattttttctaaaattatcctTATCGGCACTAACTATATCACTTATTTCACTTAATTAATTTCAAcctaaataattgatatatggAGAAGGAGACATAGTAA
Above is a window of Glycine soja cultivar W05 chromosome 12, ASM419377v2, whole genome shotgun sequence DNA encoding:
- the LOC114380484 gene encoding protein ELC-like, encoding MVQPAPAMTQFLNSVLSQRGPSAVPYSEDTKWLIRQHLVALTTAFPSLEPKTASFTHNDGRSVNLLQADGTIPMTFQGVTYNIPVVIWLMESYPRHPPCVYVNPTRDMIIKRPHPHVNPSGLVSVPYLQNWTYPSSNLVDLILNLSLHFGRDPPLYSQRRPNPNPNPNPHPPPNYGNSPSNLSSSSSSSSGYPHAHAHAHPPPRTYPPSPYPASSSRVQSSEDPSEVFKRNAINKLVEMVHGDVAALRKTREGEMEELFSLQGVLKQREESLNKGVKEMQEEMEALEQQLQMVLMNTDVLEGWLRDNQGKKMAGLENPEDAFECADVLSKQMLDCTAADLAIEDTLYALDKALQVGAVPFDQYLRSVRALSREQFFHRATAAKVRAAQLQAQVANMAARSPHYGS
- the LOC114379122 gene encoding 50S ribosomal protein L12, chloroplastic-like, with the protein product MASTTLTTLSLRNLSYPTPSSSSYPTHLSANPSSLQFPNFSHRATTTRRARVVVVSAVEAPEKITKLGDEIAGLTLEEAKNLVDFLQDKLGVSAAAFAPVAVAAGAVGAVADAPAAVEEKTEFDVLIEEVPSNARIAVIKAVRALTNLALKEAKELIEGLPKKFKEGISKDEAEDAKKQLEEAGAKVTIA